Proteins found in one Quercus robur chromosome 2, dhQueRobu3.1, whole genome shotgun sequence genomic segment:
- the LOC126716121 gene encoding leucine-rich repeat receptor protein kinase HPCA1-like isoform X4, protein MGGRTGTLLLLLLFMQYLVIALTANDASNDDFKGLLSLQDELKNTPNWKGSADPCDNWEGIRCTNSRVTSLILTSMNLMGKLSSEISQLSELQTLDLSYNKNITGQLPSSIGNLMNLINLNLIGCSFSGSIPDTIGNLQKLITLLLSNNFLTGNIPETLGSVTDLEVIRFDRNSLSGPVPSNLNNLVNVGELYLSNNKLTGPIPDLTGMNNLHYVDMSNNSFDESDFPPWISSLESLTTLMMENTHCQGEVPVNLFSLTNLQTVVLRNNRLSGTLDVGTTYSNQLQLIDLQNNSIESFTTRAKGYDKKLILVDNPFCENKFESYCMVPQSKNTSTFSTPPNNCQPINCNLDQDSSPNCKCAYPYKGTLFFRAPSFSDLGNPSYYIDIQGSLMKFAQSHKLPVDSVSISNPFKDSSENLEMSIQVFPFGQDHFNRTGISNIGFVLSNQTFKPPDKFGPFYFKAMPYGPFSEEYTESKKQSSIAIIIGVAIGGTVLLLLLLLAGFYAFHQKRRAERASDQLHPFARWDPNNGSGGVPQLKGARCFSFEELKKYTNKFSEENSIGSGGYGKVYLGTLSTGQLIAIKRAQEESMQGGLEFKTEIELLSRVHHKNLVSLVGFCFDQGEQMLVYEYVPNGSLKDNLSGKSGFRMDWMRRLKIALGAARGLAYLHELANPPIIHRDIKSTNILLDEHLNAKVSDFGLSKPMGEGEKGHVSTQVKGTMGYLDPEYYMTQQLTEKSDVYSFGVLMLELITARMPIERGKYIVRVVQTAIDRTKDLYNLQEIIDPTIGLQTSLKGLEKFVDLAMRCVEESGSNRPAMGDVVKEIENIMQMVGLNPNAESTSTSASYEDVCKGNSGHPYSNEGFEYSGSFPTSKIDHQ, encoded by the exons atgggtggaagaacaGGAActctgctgctgctgctgcttttCATGCAATATTTGGTTATAGCACTCACAGCCAACGATGCTTCAAACGACGACT TTAAAGGTCTACTGTCTCTCCAGGATGAGTTGAAGAACACACCAAATTGGAAGGGTAGTGCTGATCCTTGTGACAATTGGGAAGGGATTAGGTGCACCAATTCGCGTGTGACCTCCTT AATATTGACAAGCATGAATTTGATGGGGAAACTATCTAGTGAGATCAGCCAGTTGTCTGAGTTGCAGACTTT gGATCTCTCTTACAACAAGAATATAACAGGACAACTTCCAAGTTCAATTGGGAATTTAATGAACCTAATAAACCT AAACCTGATCGGTTGCAGTTTCTCTGGCTCTATTCCAGACACAATAGGAAATCTACAGAAGCTAATTACTCT gCTTCTTAGCAACAATTTTCTCACCGGCAACATTCCTGAAACCCTTGGATCTGTGACGGATTTGGAGGTGAT ACGCTTTGATAGGAATTCATTAAGTGGGCCCGTACCTTCAAACCTCAATAATCTTGTAAATGTTGGCGAGCT GTACTTGTCCAACAATAAGCTGACTGGTCCTATACCTGACCTTACTGGCATGAACAACCTCCATTATGT GGATATGAGCAACAATAGTTTCGATGAGTCTGACTTTCCTCCATGGATTTCATCCTTAGAGTCTTTGACGACATT AATGATGGAAAACACACATTGTCAAGGAGAAGTTCCTGTTAACTTATTCAGCCTTACCAATTTACAGACTGT GGTATTAAGGAACAACCGGCTCAGTGGCACCTTAGATGTTGGCACCACCTATAGCAACCAACTGCAACTTATCGATCTGCAGAACAATTCAATTGAAAGCTTCACAACAAGAGCTAAAGGATACGACAAGAAATTGAT ACTTGTGGATAACCCATTTTGTGAGAATAAATTCGAGAGTTACTGCATGGTTCCCCAATCAAAAAACACTAGTACATTCTCAACTCCACCAAATAACTGTCAGCCTATAAACTGCAATTTGGATCAAGATTCCAGCCCCAATTGTAAATGTGCATATCCATACAAGGGAACTCTATTTTTTCGTGCACCTTCCTTCTCAGATTTGGGAAACCCAAGTTACTACATAGATATTCAGGGGTCTCTAATGAAATTTGCGCAGTCCCACAAACTGCCTGTGGATTCAGTTTCCATAAGTAACCCCTTCAAAGACTCATCTGAAAACCTTGAAATGAGCATACAAGTCTTCCCATTTGGTCAAGATCATTTCAATCGAACAGGAATATCTAACATTGGGTTTGTGCTTAGCAACCAGACATTTAAGCCTCCAGATAAATTTGGACCCTTCTATTTTAAGGCTATGCCATATGGACCCTTTTCAG AGGAATACACAGAGTCAAAAAAACAGTCAAGCATAGCCATTATTATTGGAGTAGCAATTGGTGGCACTGTCCTGCTGCTTCTATTACTCTTAGCAGGGTTTTATGCATTCCACCAAAAAAGAAGAGCAGAGAGAGCATCTGATCAATTACACCCTTTTG CACGCTGGGATCCAAATAATGGCAGTGGTGGCGTTCCTCAGTTGAAAGGAGCAAGATGTTTCTCTTTTGAAGAGCTTAAGAAGTACACCAACAAGTTTTCTGAAGAAAATTCTATTGGATCTGGGGGTTATGGAAAG GTTTATTTGGGGACTCTTTCCACTGGTCAACTAATTGCCATCAAACGAGCTCAGGAAGAATCAATGCAGGGTGGCCTTGAGTTCAAAACCGAGATTGAACTTCTGTCAAGAGTTCATCATAAGAATCTTGTCAGCcttgttggtttttgtttcgATCAAGGTGAACAAATGCTTGTATATGAGTATGTTCCAAATGGATCTCTAAAGGATAACCTTTCAG GGAAGTCAGGATTTAGGATGGATTGGATGAGGAGACTAAAAATAGCACTTGGTGCAGCTAGAGGCCTGGCCTATCTTCATGAACTTGCTAACCCTCCTATTATACACAGGGACATTAAGTCAACCAACATTCTCTTGGATGAACACTTAAATGCAAAAGTTTCTGATTTTGGACTGTCTAAGCCTATGGGTGAAGGAGAAAAGGGCCATGTCAGCACTCAAGTTAAAGGCACAATG GGGTACTTGGATCCTGAGTATTACATGACTCAGCAATTGACTGAAAAGAGTGATGTATATAGCTTTGGAGTGCTAATGCTGGAGCTGATAACTGCAAGAATGCCAATTGAAAGGGGGAAATATATTGTAAGAGTGGTACAAACGGCAATTGATAGAACGAAAGATCTATACAACCTTCAAGAAATTATAGACCCTACCATTGGTTTGCAAACATCACTGAAAGGTCTAGAGAAGTTTGTGGACCTGGCAATGAGGTGTGTTGAAGAATCAGGAAGCAACAGGCCGGCAATGGGTGATGTGGTGAAGGAGATTGAGAACATAATGCAGATGGTTGGTTTGAACCCCAATGCTGAATCTACATCCACTTCAGCCAGTTATGAGGATGTATGTAAGGGGAACTCAGGCCATCCTTACAGCAATGAGGGCTTTGAGTATAGTGGGAGTTTTCCAACTTCAAAGATAGACCATCAGTGA